Proteins from a single region of Runella sp. SP2:
- a CDS encoding c-type cytochrome domain-containing protein — MGNKVKGIAEQLLIVANIFILFLLIFENRWVVPLWIQPIGRMHPLLLHFPIVLLLLALGMEVFRFKPENTANTFYEKFLSSFWLAGTFTAAITVVMGLFLAKEDGYAGNTLATHKWLGIGTLWTGTVIYFFRKAPWYTPTLARVGTASVAIALLVGGHYGATLTHGENFVSEPLTRSESVPLDKALVFDHVIQPILEQKCVSCHNPEKLKGELSLVNEAALLKGGKSGKLFVAGKPEISLLLQRIHLPNDDKKHMPPVGKAQLTDAEQLLLALWIKSNAVFNKKVIDLPARDSLRLVASNLFQTAETPEDKFDFGAADEETIKKLSNNDRTIAPLSLSSPALSVNLYNKAAYSPEKIQELSELKTQVVSLNLNKLPVKDGDLKAVTQFENLQKLDLNFTDITGKGLSELTGLKQLKSLNISGTKITLAELQASIGKLKSLKSLSVWNTGLTPTEIQQLQKTYKNVEFIAGFKDDGSNPIKLNTPQVKNSSMVFNQELSVKLYHPIRGVEIRYTTDGTAPDSLHSPLFTNQTVLKNSTKIRAKAFKKGWFGSDEVVFDFYKNTYQPDSISLLLPLNRVHQAAGAKSYFDGILGTFNANSPAWANNWTGVRNNDLAIYSEFKKPVLLSSVGLRIMEETETGIFPPESIEVWGGTSPTQLKLIGKLKPTMPTQVRTHSLLSVTCPVKPQNITYLKIVAKPLQKIPDWHGSKGRTALLLVDELLLN, encoded by the coding sequence ATGGGCAATAAGGTCAAAGGCATAGCAGAGCAATTATTGATTGTTGCGAATATTTTCATTTTATTCTTGCTTATTTTTGAAAACCGTTGGGTTGTTCCGCTCTGGATTCAGCCCATTGGGCGAATGCACCCGCTGCTTTTGCACTTTCCGATTGTCCTTTTATTGCTAGCGCTTGGAATGGAAGTATTTCGGTTCAAACCTGAAAATACAGCCAATACTTTTTACGAAAAATTTCTGTCTTCATTTTGGTTAGCGGGTACGTTTACCGCTGCAATCACCGTAGTTATGGGGCTGTTTTTGGCCAAAGAAGATGGATACGCAGGAAACACACTTGCTACGCATAAATGGCTGGGAATAGGCACGTTGTGGACAGGAACGGTTATTTATTTTTTTCGTAAAGCACCTTGGTACACCCCTACCCTTGCCCGCGTCGGCACGGCTTCGGTGGCCATTGCGCTGCTGGTGGGTGGGCATTACGGCGCTACCCTTACTCACGGTGAAAACTTCGTTTCAGAACCACTTACCCGCAGCGAAAGCGTACCGTTGGACAAAGCCTTGGTATTTGACCACGTTATTCAACCCATTTTGGAACAAAAATGCGTGAGTTGCCATAATCCCGAAAAATTGAAAGGAGAATTGTCGCTAGTGAACGAAGCGGCATTGCTGAAGGGCGGGAAATCGGGAAAGCTATTTGTGGCGGGAAAGCCTGAAATAAGTTTGTTGCTCCAACGCATTCATTTACCCAACGATGACAAAAAGCACATGCCGCCCGTGGGCAAAGCTCAGTTGACCGATGCAGAACAGCTCTTGTTGGCACTTTGGATAAAATCAAACGCGGTGTTTAATAAAAAAGTAATCGACCTCCCCGCGCGGGATTCGTTGCGCTTGGTGGCGAGCAACCTCTTTCAAACCGCCGAAACGCCCGAAGATAAGTTTGATTTTGGGGCGGCTGACGAAGAAACTATCAAAAAGTTGAGCAACAACGACCGTACCATTGCGCCATTGTCGCTTTCATCGCCTGCGCTATCGGTCAATTTGTACAACAAAGCCGCCTATTCTCCCGAAAAAATTCAAGAACTGAGCGAGCTTAAAACCCAAGTGGTTTCCCTCAATCTGAACAAATTGCCCGTCAAAGATGGCGACCTAAAAGCGGTAACTCAGTTTGAAAATTTGCAAAAGTTAGACTTAAACTTTACTGACATTACGGGCAAAGGACTTTCAGAACTCACTGGTTTAAAGCAACTTAAAAGCTTAAACATCTCGGGCACCAAAATTACGTTGGCAGAACTTCAAGCGTCGATTGGCAAGCTAAAAAGCCTCAAAAGTTTGTCAGTTTGGAATACGGGCTTGACGCCTACTGAAATTCAACAATTACAGAAAACGTACAAAAACGTTGAGTTTATCGCTGGTTTTAAAGACGACGGCAGTAACCCCATCAAGTTGAACACTCCGCAAGTCAAAAACAGCTCAATGGTGTTTAATCAGGAACTTTCGGTGAAGCTCTACCACCCCATCCGAGGCGTAGAAATCCGTTACACCACCGATGGAACGGCTCCAGATAGCCTTCATTCGCCGCTTTTTACCAACCAAACGGTGTTAAAAAACAGCACAAAAATTCGCGCCAAAGCGTTTAAAAAAGGGTGGTTTGGCAGCGATGAAGTCGTTTTTGATTTTTACAAAAACACCTACCAGCCCGACAGCATCAGCTTGTTACTTCCCCTCAATCGAGTCCACCAAGCAGCGGGCGCGAAGTCTTATTTTGACGGAATCTTGGGAACCTTCAACGCCAACAGCCCCGCTTGGGCCAACAATTGGACGGGAGTTCGTAACAACGATTTGGCCATTTATTCGGAGTTTAAAAAGCCTGTTTTACTTTCGTCGGTGGGGTTGCGTATTATGGAAGAAACCGAAACGGGTATTTTTCCGCCCGAATCAATTGAAGTGTGGGGCGGCACTAGCCCCACCCAACTGAAACTCATCGGTAAATTGAAACCTACCATGCCGACGCAAGTCAGAACGCATTCTTTATTGAGTGTTACCTGTCCAGTAAAACCCCAAAACATTACTTATCTAAAAATAGTAGCCAAGCCCCTACAAAAAATCCCCGATTGGCACGGAAGCAAAGGCCGTACGGCATTGCTGTTGGTGGATGAGCTGTTGTTGAATTAA
- a CDS encoding 3-coathanger stack domain-containing protein — protein sequence MLRSTLLLGVLFLLFCSIKGQAQKVILEMDENYRFTFKTIESPQARSSATSPITITSSLDNIFPESKVHIQIRFDQTVNLNELRFFSLLIFKTDEINARFSKYIIYTNKAINASTRTLSTTIGGLKPNETYSVRIHYNTPTVEYSCSSETSKTVYFTTAREPINRPKKLLFIIDKDLEGDSDINQAISTYQKDISTYYPITFEKIYLENQNQKKNELVNKIRQDYENVDQPLRYLFFLGSNAATNIQRRFLNPVTNEPVNVYSDLSINFYTQVYNPEYVYSSEENQFILRNYSYCSFNGFPANDIGNSTSQSSSYEIAYGALLPNGPTPKKDYILNYFSKLHRFKIGQITFNKSVLFADTQLNDGASPASLSQSITRWQSNDTIQIPQKYGFEYHGFDPVWHQDYQSKLSNKSYEIALYMGHGAPTYHYYGISNQTIRDLPQMNTMLFDFHSCSVGAFNTYDYVAGAYLEKGNTLFVKAFTLPIFLAIINNRSPLIDYFHEKSLFWEISTRAFFGDAYLHGSNTTMVQIQLGDPLLQLDPPCSSTNLTLTTNTNTQVFAGAKEHINAQNKLYPPAKGTYQAGKSITLEHGFETRKGTIFEAKVQGCPQ from the coding sequence ATGCTACGTTCAACCCTACTTCTCGGAGTCTTATTCTTGCTATTTTGTAGTATAAAAGGACAAGCTCAAAAGGTTATTTTGGAGATGGACGAAAACTATCGCTTTACATTTAAAACGATTGAAAGTCCACAAGCTCGAAGTTCGGCAACTTCCCCGATCACCATTACCAGTTCATTAGATAACATTTTTCCTGAGAGCAAAGTACACATTCAAATCCGCTTTGACCAGACCGTTAACTTAAACGAGTTGCGTTTTTTTTCATTACTTATTTTTAAAACTGATGAAATCAACGCTCGTTTTTCCAAATACATCATTTATACCAACAAAGCAATTAATGCTTCAACAAGAACTTTATCAACCACCATTGGGGGTCTTAAACCCAATGAAACGTACAGTGTTAGGATACATTATAATACCCCCACTGTAGAATATAGTTGTTCTTCCGAAACTTCTAAAACCGTCTATTTTACTACTGCCAGAGAACCTATTAATCGCCCGAAAAAATTACTGTTTATCATTGATAAAGACCTCGAAGGAGATTCGGATATAAACCAAGCAATTTCCACCTATCAAAAAGACATATCTACCTATTATCCAATTACTTTTGAGAAAATTTACCTTGAAAATCAAAACCAAAAAAAGAATGAGTTGGTCAATAAAATCAGGCAAGATTACGAAAACGTTGACCAACCATTGCGTTACTTATTTTTCTTAGGTTCCAATGCAGCTACGAACATCCAGCGTCGATTTTTGAATCCAGTAACCAATGAACCTGTCAACGTTTATTCTGATTTAAGCATTAATTTTTACACCCAAGTTTACAATCCTGAATACGTTTATAGTTCAGAAGAAAACCAGTTTATCTTACGAAACTATTCCTACTGTTCTTTCAATGGATTCCCAGCAAACGACATAGGAAATTCTACCTCACAATCAAGTTCTTACGAAATAGCTTATGGCGCACTGCTACCCAATGGCCCTACGCCAAAAAAAGACTATATTCTAAACTATTTCTCCAAATTACACCGTTTTAAAATTGGACAAATTACCTTCAACAAGTCTGTTCTCTTTGCTGATACGCAGTTAAACGACGGAGCTTCACCCGCTAGTTTGTCCCAGAGTATTACCCGTTGGCAATCAAATGACACCATTCAAATTCCCCAAAAATACGGGTTTGAATACCACGGATTTGACCCCGTTTGGCACCAAGATTATCAGTCTAAACTTTCCAATAAATCCTACGAAATCGCCCTTTATATGGGGCATGGTGCCCCTACCTACCATTATTATGGTATTTCCAATCAAACAATTCGAGATTTACCCCAAATGAATACAATGCTTTTTGATTTTCATTCTTGTTCGGTGGGGGCCTTCAATACCTATGATTATGTAGCAGGCGCTTATCTGGAAAAAGGGAATACATTGTTTGTCAAAGCATTTACTCTTCCTATCTTTCTCGCTATCATTAACAATCGCTCGCCCCTGATTGACTACTTTCATGAAAAGTCGCTTTTTTGGGAAATAAGTACGCGGGCTTTTTTTGGCGATGCTTATCTACACGGGTCTAATACTACCATGGTGCAAATTCAGCTAGGTGACCCCCTACTCCAACTCGACCCACCTTGTAGTAGTACTAACTTGACCCTTACCACTAACACCAATACCCAAGTTTTTGCAGGGGCAAAAGAACACATCAATGCCCAAAATAAACTTTACCCGCCAGCAAAAGGCACTTATCAGGCGGGCAAGTCTATCACTTTAGAACATGGTTTTGAGACTAGAAAAGGCACAATTTTTGAAGCAAAAGTCCAAGGATGCCCGCAGTAA
- the fbp gene encoding class 1 fructose-bisphosphatase produces METKMDHHLAVPVGVTLDRYIMHNQNSFAFATGELSQLLRDIALAGKIINREINRAGLIDITGGFGTNNVQGEAQQKLDVVANIRFIRALINGGEVCAIISEEDDDIIYTGNNHAKYVVAMDPLDGSSNIDVNVSIGTIFSIYRRITPLGTQPALEDFMQGGEEQVAAGYILYGSSTILVYTTGNGVAGFTYDSSLGEFILSHQNIKSPKDGKIFSYNEGNLNQYAEPIKTYIDHCRDCGYSSRYIGSLVADFHRNLLKGGVYLYPPTHKDANGKLRLLYECYPLAMIAEQAGAKASDGSQRVLDIKPDSLHQRVPLYIGAETMVKELLGLLK; encoded by the coding sequence ATGGAAACCAAGATGGACCACCACCTCGCCGTGCCTGTGGGTGTGACGCTCGACCGTTACATCATGCACAACCAAAACTCCTTCGCTTTTGCTACGGGAGAGCTTTCCCAACTCCTTCGGGACATTGCTTTGGCAGGAAAAATTATTAACCGCGAAATCAATCGTGCGGGACTTATTGACATTACGGGTGGCTTCGGGACGAACAACGTCCAAGGAGAAGCCCAACAGAAGCTCGACGTGGTTGCCAACATTCGTTTTATCCGTGCGCTCATCAATGGCGGTGAAGTTTGCGCCATTATTTCTGAAGAAGACGATGACATCATTTACACGGGCAACAATCATGCTAAATACGTGGTGGCGATGGACCCGCTTGATGGCTCGTCGAATATCGACGTCAACGTCTCTATTGGCACCATTTTCTCAATTTATCGGCGAATTACTCCCCTAGGTACTCAGCCCGCACTGGAGGATTTTATGCAGGGAGGCGAAGAACAAGTGGCAGCAGGATATATTTTGTACGGTTCTTCCACAATTTTGGTCTATACGACGGGCAATGGCGTTGCTGGTTTTACGTACGACTCGTCGTTGGGGGAATTTATTTTATCTCATCAAAATATCAAAAGCCCCAAAGACGGCAAGATTTTTTCGTACAACGAAGGAAATCTTAACCAGTACGCCGAACCGATAAAAACCTACATCGACCACTGCCGAGATTGTGGGTATTCGTCGCGTTACATTGGTTCGTTAGTGGCTGATTTTCACCGAAATTTGCTCAAAGGTGGCGTGTATCTCTACCCACCAACGCACAAAGATGCCAACGGAAAACTCCGCCTTTTGTACGAATGTTATCCTTTAGCGATGATTGCCGAACAAGCAGGTGCCAAAGCCTCCGACGGCTCACAGCGCGTTCTCGACATCAAACCCGATTCCCTTCACCAGCGCGTACCGTTGTACATCGGTGCCGAAACCATGGTGAAAGAGTTGCTGGGGTTGTTAAAATAA
- a CDS encoding TonB-dependent receptor — MKQFFTPVLLSLSVIKFSFAQVPTKKKNLELDTLYLKEVIVSASRTAEPLMETPVSVERLTAAQLKRLPSTEFISSLARLKGIDVSQSSWLITSFSTRGFNSSKAERVVQLADYVDVASPTASLYYGNWVGVSELDMESVDVVFGANSALYGSNAFNGVLLMHSKDPFKYQGLSASLRGGNRSMIDGQLRYAKVFGDRFAFKISANYFEADEFLASNSAAIKRVTSGGLAGSDPLNNAEGSNTGWNAINRYGEVGSTVTSPALTALNNNQSYRIYTRGYTEAEMANWPESSGNPFKLFNNGNYKAGNYRINPSLHWQITPKLRAVYEYRLSVSNGIFQSTSRYAQRGMKYDVHRVELKTDKWFLRAYTVFDYGGKAYDLSSLASGLMNAPMAAGNQPNGSRYPTFAQNYFSVWNQVFTAARSNGLAAGTALNAFAPNSAGGTPTPYVIPQSIAGHQSIEAAQALATQLASGVQLPVNSPLFQQLREQIVAGIGLIDVNGTKTVRGAAFANTARFWDISGQREWNIGKLNAIAGASYRTHLLQSAGTLFSDGPSSPITANTNEVQYRDRIVNWDGGAYGQLRYSLWKDRLKLAAAGRFDQFRNFGGRFSPRLSAVLSLGDNRQHNFRVNYAQAFRQPAQLDQFIYLDFGTLLVAGNVTNGYQGLNAVSALPNGQANPDFLKPVTIKKIAPEQMNTWEIGYKGQIAKGLYVDASYYRSVYNNFIGTLRFYGREDGLAPTGAPLPTATGDFAKPTTDRTRGRLMQTWANADKEVHTQGAIVSLEYFFSKKLNFNTNYTWSNINENDVPGLILGFNTPTHKFNVGIQGEPLKNVSYAFNYRHTSGYTYFMPVDEGYIQAFGTLDGQVSYRLPKIKSALRLGGTNLLNANAVQVYGAAPIGRIVYLGWVFE, encoded by the coding sequence ATGAAACAATTTTTTACCCCCGTTTTACTAAGTTTAAGTGTCATTAAATTTTCGTTTGCGCAAGTCCCCACTAAGAAAAAAAACCTCGAATTAGACACCCTCTATTTGAAAGAGGTGATAGTCTCGGCCTCTCGCACCGCCGAGCCGCTCATGGAAACTCCCGTTTCGGTCGAACGCCTCACTGCCGCTCAACTCAAGCGTCTGCCTTCCACCGAATTTATTTCTTCGCTCGCCCGCCTCAAAGGCATTGATGTAAGCCAATCGAGTTGGCTAATCACCAGTTTTAGTACCCGTGGTTTCAACAGTTCAAAAGCCGAACGCGTCGTGCAGCTCGCCGACTACGTCGATGTAGCGTCCCCGACCGCCTCACTTTACTACGGAAACTGGGTAGGTGTTTCGGAACTGGACATGGAAAGTGTGGACGTAGTATTTGGTGCCAACTCCGCTTTGTATGGTTCCAATGCCTTCAACGGCGTACTGCTCATGCACTCCAAAGACCCGTTCAAATATCAAGGACTTTCGGCTTCGTTGCGAGGCGGGAATCGCAGCATGATTGACGGCCAACTCCGCTACGCAAAGGTTTTTGGTGACCGTTTTGCGTTTAAAATCAGTGCCAACTACTTTGAAGCCGACGAATTTTTGGCTTCCAACAGCGCCGCCATCAAGCGCGTCACGTCGGGTGGATTGGCTGGCTCAGACCCTTTGAACAACGCCGAAGGAAGCAATACAGGCTGGAATGCCATCAACCGTTATGGAGAAGTCGGAAGCACCGTCACTTCGCCCGCGCTCACGGCTTTGAACAATAACCAGAGCTACCGCATTTACACACGAGGCTATACCGAAGCCGAAATGGCCAACTGGCCCGAGTCGTCGGGAAATCCGTTCAAATTGTTCAATAACGGCAATTACAAAGCAGGAAATTACCGCATCAACCCGTCGTTGCATTGGCAAATTACCCCCAAACTCCGCGCCGTTTATGAATACCGCTTGTCGGTGAGCAATGGTATCTTCCAAAGCACCAGTCGTTACGCCCAACGCGGCATGAAGTACGACGTTCATCGGGTCGAACTTAAAACCGACAAATGGTTTTTGCGGGCTTATACCGTATTCGATTACGGTGGCAAAGCGTACGATTTGAGTTCGTTGGCCAGTGGCCTGATGAACGCCCCCATGGCCGCAGGCAACCAGCCCAACGGCTCGCGCTATCCTACTTTTGCCCAAAACTATTTTTCAGTTTGGAACCAAGTCTTTACCGCCGCGCGTAGCAATGGCCTAGCTGCGGGAACAGCCTTGAACGCCTTTGCCCCAAATTCGGCGGGAGGAACGCCAACTCCGTACGTTATTCCTCAATCAATTGCAGGACATCAAAGCATCGAAGCTGCACAAGCCTTGGCCACTCAGCTTGCCTCTGGCGTTCAACTTCCCGTCAATAGTCCACTTTTTCAGCAACTTCGCGAGCAGATTGTCGCAGGAATTGGCTTAATTGATGTCAACGGCACCAAAACGGTGCGCGGAGCGGCGTTTGCCAATACGGCACGTTTTTGGGATATTAGCGGCCAACGCGAATGGAACATTGGTAAACTCAACGCCATCGCTGGGGCGTCGTACCGAACTCATTTGTTGCAATCAGCAGGAACGTTATTTTCTGATGGGCCTAGTTCGCCGATTACGGCCAATACCAACGAAGTTCAGTACCGCGACCGCATCGTGAACTGGGACGGAGGCGCCTACGGTCAACTTCGGTATAGTCTTTGGAAAGACCGCTTGAAACTAGCCGCCGCAGGACGTTTTGACCAATTCCGCAATTTTGGTGGTCGTTTTTCACCGCGCCTCTCGGCTGTACTTTCGCTGGGAGACAACCGTCAACATAACTTTCGCGTCAACTATGCCCAAGCCTTTCGCCAACCTGCTCAGTTAGACCAATTTATTTATCTCGATTTTGGGACATTATTGGTAGCAGGAAACGTTACCAACGGCTACCAAGGCTTGAATGCGGTATCGGCCTTGCCCAATGGACAAGCGAATCCTGATTTCTTGAAACCTGTCACAATTAAGAAAATTGCTCCCGAACAAATGAACACTTGGGAAATTGGCTATAAAGGTCAGATTGCCAAAGGTTTGTACGTGGATGCAAGTTATTATCGTTCGGTTTATAACAATTTTATCGGAACCCTGCGTTTTTATGGTCGCGAAGATGGACTGGCTCCAACGGGTGCACCGTTGCCCACTGCCACAGGAGATTTTGCCAAACCTACTACCGACCGTACCCGTGGACGTTTGATGCAGACTTGGGCCAACGCCGACAAAGAGGTACATACACAAGGAGCCATCGTAAGTCTTGAGTATTTCTTCTCTAAAAAACTAAATTTCAATACCAACTACACTTGGTCAAACATCAACGAAAACGATGTCCCTGGCTTGATTCTAGGATTTAATACCCCTACTCACAAATTTAACGTAGGAATCCAAGGAGAACCTTTGAAAAACGTTTCGTACGCGTTTAACTACCGCCACACCAGCGGATACACCTACTTTATGCCCGTTGACGAAGGGTACATCCAAGCTTTTGGAACCTTGGACGGACAAGTGAGTTACCGTTTACCAAAAATTAAAAGTGCCCTTCGGCTCGGAGGCACCAATTTATTAAACGCCAACGCCGTACAAGTTTACGGAGCAGCGCCTATCGGCCGCATTGTTTATCTAGGCTGGGTGTTTGAGTAA
- a CDS encoding TonB-dependent receptor: protein MKNTLLSTFFLLVALSTFAQPSQTVRGKIVDKESKFPLIGVAALLVNNATQPVGTVTDVEGNFRLPNVPVGRQTLRFTLVGYKEVLLNNIVVEAGRETVLNLEMEESVTELNTVVVKVKRNGEAANEMATVSARQFSVEETGRYAGSRGEPARMASNFAGVQGADDSRNDIVIRGNSPSGVLWRLEGINIPNPNHFAISGTSGGPVGIINNKYLANSDFFTGAFPAEFGNTTSGVFDLKLRNGNDEKHQLSAQFGFLGTEFLAEGPLSKKSKASYLVTGRYANLWLFKKAGIDIGTEATPTYADGFARFNFPLKKGGNVAIWGVGGASTIDILISEQEASDRNIFGQNDRDQYFSTNMAVGGITLNKPLNKSTFFKATVAVSANSQDANHDFLFLRKNAQGEPLIENKRFVIDSLRPLLDYKFTENKYSLATYLNKKWGAKSILKVGLTADLYSFTAFDQARSFNETTQKWNAWVTRWNTNNATYVLLQPYVQFKHYLTENFSFNAGLSSLYSSINSNSYSLIEPRVGFALELPQRQKLTFATGLHSQGLPSYLYFYDQSGANASTRFPVKNVGFSKSWHFVAGYSKMLADNLRLLVEAYYQNLFDIPVEKTISSYSLVNSGAGFSRLFPNQLQNGGIGRNYGIEMTLEKFFNNSYYFLVTASLFDAQYQGSDKIWRNTDFNGKYAFNALFSKEFTFNKRKSLNIGAKFTATGGRWYGPVDATQSRFAQEIIYADATRNSLQFNPYKRFDLKTEYKINKNRLTHTIAVDIVNVLGSQNQLSLSYIPQAPYFKQEYQLGFLPVFFYRIDF, encoded by the coding sequence ATGAAAAATACACTTCTATCCACCTTCTTTTTATTAGTTGCTCTTTCCACGTTTGCCCAACCTTCTCAAACCGTTCGCGGTAAAATTGTTGATAAAGAATCAAAATTTCCATTAATCGGTGTAGCCGCCCTTTTGGTCAATAATGCTACGCAACCCGTAGGAACGGTGACGGACGTTGAAGGCAATTTTCGGCTTCCGAACGTCCCCGTAGGCCGACAAACTTTGCGCTTTACGTTGGTAGGTTACAAAGAAGTTTTGCTCAACAACATCGTCGTAGAAGCAGGCCGCGAAACGGTTTTGAACCTCGAAATGGAAGAATCTGTGACAGAACTCAATACGGTGGTCGTGAAAGTGAAGCGTAATGGCGAAGCGGCCAACGAAATGGCTACGGTCAGCGCGCGTCAATTTTCGGTAGAAGAAACGGGGCGGTACGCGGGAAGTCGCGGCGAACCCGCTCGGATGGCCTCCAACTTTGCGGGTGTACAAGGGGCGGATGACTCGCGCAATGACATTGTGATTCGAGGAAATTCGCCTTCGGGCGTGCTTTGGCGATTGGAAGGCATCAACATTCCGAACCCCAACCATTTTGCCATTTCGGGAACATCGGGCGGGCCAGTGGGAATTATCAACAACAAGTATTTAGCCAATTCTGATTTTTTTACGGGCGCCTTTCCTGCCGAATTTGGCAACACAACGTCGGGTGTTTTTGACCTAAAACTACGCAACGGCAACGACGAAAAGCACCAACTTTCGGCCCAATTTGGCTTTCTGGGCACAGAATTTTTAGCCGAAGGGCCGTTATCGAAAAAAAGCAAAGCTTCCTATTTAGTAACTGGCCGCTACGCCAACCTCTGGTTATTCAAAAAAGCGGGCATCGACATCGGCACGGAAGCTACTCCAACCTACGCCGACGGCTTTGCGCGTTTTAATTTTCCACTAAAAAAAGGCGGAAACGTCGCTATTTGGGGCGTGGGCGGCGCAAGCACAATTGATATTTTGATTAGCGAGCAAGAAGCATCCGACCGTAATATTTTTGGGCAAAACGACCGCGACCAATACTTTTCTACCAACATGGCCGTGGGCGGAATCACCTTAAATAAACCCCTTAATAAAAGTACATTTTTTAAAGCAACTGTAGCCGTTTCTGCCAACAGCCAAGACGCTAATCACGATTTTTTGTTTTTACGCAAAAATGCCCAAGGCGAGCCTCTCATCGAAAACAAACGATTTGTGATTGACTCACTTCGGCCATTATTAGATTACAAGTTTACCGAAAACAAATATTCATTGGCTACTTATTTGAACAAAAAATGGGGTGCAAAAAGTATATTAAAAGTAGGATTAACGGCTGACTTATACAGCTTTACGGCTTTTGACCAAGCCCGTTCTTTTAATGAAACTACCCAAAAATGGAACGCTTGGGTAACCCGTTGGAATACCAATAATGCCACGTATGTGTTACTACAGCCTTACGTTCAGTTCAAACATTACCTCACCGAAAACTTTTCGTTCAACGCGGGGCTAAGTAGCCTTTACAGTTCCATCAATTCCAATAGTTATTCCCTTATCGAACCAAGAGTTGGGTTTGCTTTGGAACTTCCCCAACGCCAAAAACTCACGTTTGCCACAGGTTTACATAGTCAAGGGCTACCTTCTTACCTTTATTTTTACGACCAAAGTGGGGCAAATGCCAGTACGCGCTTCCCCGTCAAAAACGTAGGTTTCTCTAAAAGTTGGCATTTTGTGGCTGGGTATAGTAAGATGCTGGCGGATAATTTGCGCTTGCTAGTAGAAGCGTATTACCAAAATCTCTTCGATATTCCCGTTGAAAAAACCATTTCTTCGTATTCCTTGGTCAACTCAGGAGCGGGTTTTTCTCGGTTATTCCCCAACCAACTTCAAAATGGTGGCATTGGGCGGAATTACGGAATAGAAATGACCTTGGAAAAGTTTTTCAACAACAGCTACTATTTTTTGGTAACGGCTTCACTCTTTGATGCCCAATACCAAGGCTCGGATAAGATTTGGAGAAATACCGATTTCAACGGAAAGTATGCCTTCAATGCGCTGTTTTCCAAGGAGTTTACATTCAACAAACGCAAGAGTCTTAACATCGGCGCGAAGTTTACAGCCACGGGAGGGCGCTGGTACGGCCCTGTGGATGCGACGCAATCGCGGTTTGCACAGGAAATTATTTATGCCGATGCCACGCGCAATTCACTGCAATTCAACCCCTACAAGCGCTTTGACTTAAAAACAGAATACAAAATCAATAAAAATCGCTTGACCCACACCATTGCAGTGGATATCGTAAATGTATTAGGCAGCCAAAATCAGCTGAGCCTCAGCTATATCCCGCAAGCGCCGTACTTTAAGCAAGAATACCAGCTTGGGTTTTTGCCTGTATTCTTTTATCGAATTGATTTTTAG